A section of the Trachemys scripta elegans isolate TJP31775 chromosome 10, CAS_Tse_1.0, whole genome shotgun sequence genome encodes:
- the FLCN gene encoding folliculin, whose product MNAIVALCHFCELHGPRTLFCTEVLHSPLPQGAGNGDSPGQSEQAEDEEGGIQMSSRIRSHSPAEGASADSSSPGPKKSDMCEGCRSLAAGHPGYVSHDTETSIKYVSHQHPNHPQLFSIVRQACVRSLSCEVCPGREGPIFFGDEQHGFVFSHTFFIKDSLARGFQRWYSIITIMMDRIYLINSWPFLLVKIRGIIDELQGKALKVFEAEQYGCPQRAQRMNTAFTPFLHQRNGNAARSLTSLTNDDNLWACLHTSFAWLLKACGSRLTEKLLEGAPTEDTLVQMEKLADLKEESEGWDGSEGEEEKPSAQPDVVEGRELTKCPTDTSLMSDCSSWNVASRRLSIFRSLRHMRQVLGASAFRMLAWHVLMGNQVIWKARDADLVQSAFDILRTMLPVGCVRIIPYSDRYEEAYRCNFLGLSPHVHIPPHILSSEFAVIVEVRTATRCSLYPVLFDDEQPLSKYEFVVTSGSPVAADRVGPTILNKIEAALTNQNLSVDVVDQCLVCLKEEWMNKVKVLFKFTKVDSRPKEDTQKLLSILGAAEEDNVKLLKFWMTGLSKTYKSHLMSTVRSPTSSESRN is encoded by the exons GCAGGCAGAAGACGAAGAAGGTGGCATTCAGATGAGCAGCAGGATCCGCTCGCACAGCCCAGCGGAAGGTGCTAGTGCTGACTCTAGTAGTCCAGGGCCAAAGAAGTCAGATATGTGTGAG GGTTGCCGCTCTCTTGCAGCAGGACACCCTGGATATGTCAGCCATGACACAGAGACATCAATCAAATATGTCAGCCACCAGCACCCAAACCATCCGCAGTTGTTCAGCATTGTGCGTCAGGCCTGTGTCCGCAGCTTGAGTTGTGAG GTCTGCCCGGGACGTGAAGGCCCTATCTTCTTTGGGGATGAGCAGCATGGCTTTGTGTTCAGCCACACCTTCTTCATCAAGGACAGCCTGGCGCGTGGCTTCCAGCGCTGGTACAGCATCATCACTATTATGATGGACCGGATCTATCTCATCAACTCCTGGCCTTTCCTGCTGGTGAAGATCCGAGGCATCATTGACGAGCTTCAGGGAAAAGCGCTCAAG GTGTTTGAAGCTGAGCAGTATGGGTGCCCGCAGCGAGCCCAGCGCATGAATACGGCCTtcacccccttcctgcaccaGAGGAATGGTAATGCAGCCCGTTCCCTGACATCGCTGACCAACGATGACAACCTGTGGGCATGTCTGCACACCTCCTTTGCTTG GCTTTTGAAAGCCTGTGGCAGCCGACTCACGGAGAAGCTTCTGGAGGGAGCTCCCACAGAGGACACCCTAGTTCAGATGGAAAAACTTGCAG ACCTGAAAGAAGAGTCAGAAGGCTGGGATGGCTCagagggagaagaagagaagCCTTCTGCCCAGCCAGATGTTGTAGAAGGGCGGGAGCTAACTAAATGCCCAACAGACACATCTCTGATGTCAGATTGCAGCAGCTGGAATGTAGCTTCCAGAAGGCTGTCCATCTTCAGGTCCCTCAGGCACATGAGACAG GTCCTGGGGGCATCAGCTTTCCGCATGCTGGCATGGCACGTATTAATGGGGAACCAGGTCATCTGGAAAGCACGAGATGCAGATCTCGTCCAGTCTGCCTTTGACATCCTACGG ACCATGCTGCCTGTAGGCTGTGTTCGGATTATCCCCTACAGTGACCGCTATGAGGAGGCATATCGGTGTAACTTCCTGGGGCTCAGTCCCCATGTGCATATCCCACCCCACATACTGTCATCTG AATTTGCTGTCATTGTGGAAGTCCGCACTGCCACCCGGTGCAGCCTCTACCCAGTCCTGTTTGATGATGAGCAGCCCCTCAGCAAGTACGAGTTTGTGGTCACCAGTGGGAGCCCTGTGGCAGCAGACCGAG TTGGCCCTACTATCTTGAACAAGATCGAAGCTGCTCTGACTAATCAGAATCTTTCTGTAGACGTTGTGGATCAGTGCCTTGTCTGCCTGAAGGAGGAGTGGATGAA TAAAGTGAAGGTCCTCTTTAAATTCACCAAAGTGGACAGTCGACCCAAGGAGGACACTCAAAAACTGCTGAGCATTCTGGGGGCGGCTGAGGAAGACAATGTCAAGCTCCTCAAGTTCTGGATGACTGGCCTGAGCAAGACATACAAGTCGCACCTGATGTCGACGGTCCGCAGCCCAACCTCTTCAGAGTCTCGGAACTAA